The genomic interval CGGCAGGGGGTCGCTGCCGCACACGAGGGAGCGAACCCGTCATGGGGAACGGAGACGCGCGGGTACGGGGGCTCGCCGCCCGGGCCGGCGGCTGGAGCGCCCGGCACCGCTGGGCGGCCGTCGGCATCTGGGTGCTGTTCGTGGTGCTGGCGATGGGGCTCGGCTCGGCCGCGGGCCGGGTCGACGTCGAGGAGAGTGAGCAGCTCAAGGGGGAGACCAGCACCGCGGCCCGCATCGTCGAGGAGGCCGGGATCGAGGAGCCGGCCTCGGAGACCGTGCTCGTCCAGGCGAAGGACGGCGGTCTCACGTCCACCGACGCCGCGTTCCGGTCGGCGGTCGCCGCGGTCGTCACGGCCGTGGAGGGGACCGGCGAGGTCACGGACGTCACCTCGCCGTACGAGAGCGGCACGGTCTCGAAGGACGGGCGCAGCGCGCTGGTCCAGTTCGACGTGCGGGGCGACCCGCGGACGGCCGGTGAGCGGATCCAGCCGGTGCTGGACGCGGTGGCGGACGTCCAGAAGGAGCACGAGTCGCTGCGGATCGAGGAGATCGGCGGCGCCAGCATGATGAAGACGTTCGACGACGCGTTCGGCGACGACTTCAAGAAGGCCGAGTACTCGGCCGTGCCGGTCGCCCTCGGCATCCTGCTGATCGCGTTCGGCGCGCTGGTGGCGGCGCTGCTGCCGGTCGCGCTGGCGATCACCGCGATCATCGCGACGATGGGCCTGATGGGCCTGGTGAGCCACCTCCAGCCGATGAGCGACACCGCCAACTCGGTGATGCTGCTGGTGGGTCTGGCCGTCGGCGTCGACTACTGCCTGTTCTACCTGCGCCGGGAGCGCGAGGAGCGGGCGGCGGGACGGGACGCGCGGACGGCGCTGCGGATCGCCGCCGCGACCAGCGGCCGGGCGATCGTCGTCTCCGGTGTCACGGTGTGCGTGGCGATGGCGGGCATGCTGTTCACCGGGATCGCCGAGTTCGAGGCGATGGGCCTGGCCTCGCTGATGGTGGTGGGCGTGGCGATGGTCGGCTCCGTGACCGTCCTGCCGGCGCTGCTGTCGCTGTTGGGCGAACGGGTCGAGAAGGGCAGGGTGCCGTTCCTGCGCCGGCGGACGGGCGCCGGCAACGACAGCCGGTTCTGGTCGGCCGTGCTGAAGCGGGTCCTCGCCCGGCCGGTGCTGTCGGTGGTCGTGGCGACCGGCGCCCTGCTCGCGGTGGCCGCGCCCGCGCTCGGCATGAAGACCGAGAACCTGACCCTGGACCAGGAGTTCGGCGACTCGCTGCCGATCGTGCAGACGTACAACCGGGTCAACGAGGCGTTCCCGGGCGGTTCGGAGCCGGCCGAGGTGGTCGTCAAGGCGGACGACATCAACGCGCCGGAGGTGAAGGCGGCGCTGGCCGACTTCCGTGAGCAGGCGGTCGGTTCGGGCGCCTCGCGCGGTCCGGTCGAGATCAAGCTGCACGACCGGCAGAACCTGGCCTTCGTCTACGTGCCGCTGGTCGGCGGCTCCGACCAGGACGCGGCGGGCGCCAGCCTGGAGAAGCTGCGCGACGAGGTGCGGCCCGCGACGCTGGGCGAGGTCGACGGGGTCGAGGCGCCGATCACCGGTCAGGTGGCGGGCAACAAGGACTTCAACGACCAGCTCGTCGGCTCGGTGGTCCCGGTGTTCGCGTTCGTGGTGGTGTTCGCCTTCGTGCTGATGCTGCTGTCGTTCCGCTCGCTGACGGTCGCGGTCACCTCGATCGTGCTGAACCTGCTGTCGGTGGGCGCCGCGTACGGCATCCTCGTGGCGGTCTTCCAGCACGGCTGGGGCGCGTCCCTGGTGGGCGCGGAGGGCGTGGGCG from Streptomyces sp. DH-12 carries:
- a CDS encoding MMPL family transporter; this encodes MGNGDARVRGLAARAGGWSARHRWAAVGIWVLFVVLAMGLGSAAGRVDVEESEQLKGETSTAARIVEEAGIEEPASETVLVQAKDGGLTSTDAAFRSAVAAVVTAVEGTGEVTDVTSPYESGTVSKDGRSALVQFDVRGDPRTAGERIQPVLDAVADVQKEHESLRIEEIGGASMMKTFDDAFGDDFKKAEYSAVPVALGILLIAFGALVAALLPVALAITAIIATMGLMGLVSHLQPMSDTANSVMLLVGLAVGVDYCLFYLRREREERAAGRDARTALRIAAATSGRAIVVSGVTVCVAMAGMLFTGIAEFEAMGLASLMVVGVAMVGSVTVLPALLSLLGERVEKGRVPFLRRRTGAGNDSRFWSAVLKRVLARPVLSVVVATGALLAVAAPALGMKTENLTLDQEFGDSLPIVQTYNRVNEAFPGGSEPAEVVVKADDINAPEVKAALADFREQAVGSGASRGPVEIKLHDRQNLAFVYVPLVGGSDQDAAGASLEKLRDEVRPATLGEVDGVEAPITGQVAGNKDFNDQLVGSVVPVFAFVVVFAFVLMLLSFRSLTVAVTSIVLNLLSVGAAYGILVAVFQHGWGASLVGAEGVGAIISWLPLFLFVILFGLSMDYHVFVVSRIREARARGLQTRDAIRHGVVTTAGVVTSAAVIMVAVFAIFGTLSMQSMKQMGVGLAAAVLIDATVIRGVLLPAVMALLGERNWYFPKWLHRLPDLTHDETPAAPAPTPTPTPRAKDDEGEKVPV